ATAGGGGACGGCGCCCACGATGGCGTCCACGGCCTGACCGTCGCGCACCAAGAGCATGGTGGGAATGCTCTGCACGCCGTACTGCCCGGCCCACACCGGGTTCTCATCGGTGTTGACCTTGGCCACACGCAGCTTGCCCTCATACTCGGCCGCCAACTTCTCCAGCGAGGGGGCAATCATCCGGCAAGGACCGCACCAGGGCGCCCAGAAATCTACCAACACCGGGACAGACGATTTCAATACTTGCTCTTCATACATCGCGTCACTGATATGCATCGGTTTCGTAGTCATTTTTGTTCTCCCAAAATTGCTCTTTCTCGAGCGTTTCCACATTGATTCTTGGACGATACTTCTGTTTGTCTCGTCACGCTGTTGGATGTTTCACCAACAGCCGTCGCGTTCGCATCATGCGGGGATCAACGAGCCAGCAGCCACAGCCGTTGTCATGGGCAACCCGCTGAGCGCATCCACCAGCTCATCCACCAGCTTCTCGGTGGACATGCCTGGTGCAGGATTCAGCAAGCATTCCGTAGCATGCGCTCTGACCAGCAGCAGGCTGGCCTGCTGCACGGCCGCGCGAATGGCCGAAAGCTGCTGCAAGATCGCCCGGCAATCGCGATCATCGTCCAGCATATGCTGAACGCCCCGCACCTGGCCTTCGATCCGTTTCAGGCGCCGGTGCAAATCACCCTTGACTTCGCTATTACTAATTGGCATTCGACACCTCAACTACAATACTGGAGTATAGTATATCACGCCATGCAGATGTTGTCAAATGGAGAGGGAGAGAGGGAGAGAGGGAGACCTTTGCGTCCTTGCGTTAAAATTCAACGCAAGGACGCAAAGAGGCAAAGACGCAGAAGAGGCGGGGCGGTCGGAGGCTAGGGCGTGGCTTCCGTACTCACGACGGTTTGCGCCACCGCGCTGTTGTCGCCCAGGTCAGGGTCTGGTTCGGCTGCGGTCACGGTCACGGTGTTGGTCAGCGTACCGGCCGCGCCGGTCGTAATCACGATGCGGACCTGGATGCTGGCCTGGCTGGCGAGCGCGCCCAGGCTGCAGCTCACCACACCGCCGGCCTCGCTGCAGGTTCCCTGATCGGGGATGGCCGTCACGAAGGTCACGCCGGCCGGCAGCGGGTCGCTCAAGACAAGCGCGGTCGCGCCCAGCGGGCCGTAGTTGGTGATCGTGACTGTGTAGGTGAGCACTGCGCCGGGCTGCGCCGGATCGGGCGCATCTACGATGGCGAGCGCCAGGTCGGCATCGGTCGGCGAGACGCAGAGGTCCTTGCGCAGCCAGGGGTCATAGAGCACATTGCTGCTGACGCCGTTGCCGCTGCCCGGCCCACTGCCGCCGGGGCCATCCGCCGCTCCCCACCAGTTGTAGCGCGCGTCCACAGAACTGGCGCTCGTGTTGCGCAGGCCGTAGCTGCCGTTGCCGCTGAGCGCCGCGCCGAGCACATCGAAAGCGCCGCCGGTGATGTAAACCCCGT
Above is a window of Candidatus Amarolinea dominans DNA encoding:
- the trxA gene encoding thioredoxin, producing MWKRSRKSNFGRTKMTTKPMHISDAMYEEQVLKSSVPVLVDFWAPWCGPCRMIAPSLEKLAAEYEGKLRVAKVNTDENPVWAGQYGVQSIPTMLLVRDGQAVDAIVGAVPYPFLKQKVDSFLSAAPAPVRVAEMA
- a CDS encoding metal-sensitive transcriptional regulator — encoded protein: MPISNSEVKGDLHRRLKRIEGQVRGVQHMLDDDRDCRAILQQLSAIRAAVQQASLLLVRAHATECLLNPAPGMSTEKLVDELVDALSGLPMTTAVAAGSLIPA